In Geotalea uraniireducens, one genomic interval encodes:
- a CDS encoding tetratricopeptide repeat protein yields MTDYLHLGFSALQRGDCQEALNIFRRAQEGQLSARSFVGLGEAWYRLGDLPTARWAFHKALALDPAERDATRWVARLDSLAVPLVKGGQRRCRFRAATDFLQLNEQGRWRRFFVKGINLGLGLPGYFPGEYPIVGATYRTWFKQMEELGVNSLRIYAVHPPSFYEALADYNEGGGRLFLFQGIWLEPPEQNDFRGTHFLAYLRRQIREAVDAVCGVADFPERPGMPHGAYRRDVSPYTAAFVVGREWESCAVKAFNESHGRRIGSWRGSFLEIADGSPFEVWATECCDYLQDYEQSRFGCCHPVTIINWPTLDPLAHPSESTYEQGLRWQGIEVDSGTCSENEDVESFDPAKIVTRQGGGFFASYHVYPYYPDFLNNDDPTDHHPYRSYLQRLKDHHGRQPVVIAEFGVPSSREPTHWQKNGWHHGGHNDAAQGEINGRLMTDIRDVGMAGGMLFSWFDEWFKRNWVFYPYELPADRNPCWFNLQDAEQCYGLLAAYPGYPGKLTNLAGNRDEWRSAEVLYEQPAGGPAVAFNDGNDPARTLRRLSAQHDEGFFYLLLETAGPIDFRRSNFLLGLDTCGAATGETRLPCGVNAWSPLGLSFVIHLAGEGQSRILVCRSYDKYLNEGTGAVAPRRSDLGEWVMMQNITNHRRISKDGSRFYPARVFSMSGLRFGSLDPRRSDYDSLADCHVSGTMIELRLPWGLLNITDPSSRQALWIDPAGKTRTTTGIAVIAGSFSPSGKGLQARTTGLESNLTDTLPSGFGVSAVRRYQWAGWSHPLYHTYLKRSYDVYRAALALIAE; encoded by the coding sequence ATGACGGATTATCTGCATCTCGGCTTTTCCGCGCTGCAGCGTGGCGACTGCCAGGAAGCACTGAACATCTTCCGCCGGGCTCAGGAAGGTCAACTGAGCGCCCGAAGTTTTGTCGGACTGGGCGAGGCGTGGTATCGGCTCGGCGATCTGCCGACGGCTCGCTGGGCGTTCCATAAAGCACTGGCGCTCGATCCGGCCGAGCGCGATGCCACCCGGTGGGTGGCGAGACTGGATTCCTTGGCCGTCCCTCTTGTCAAGGGCGGTCAGCGCCGCTGCCGGTTTCGGGCCGCTACCGATTTTCTGCAGCTTAACGAGCAGGGGCGGTGGCGACGTTTCTTCGTTAAGGGGATTAACCTCGGGCTCGGTCTTCCCGGCTACTTCCCCGGCGAATACCCGATCGTCGGGGCTACCTACCGTACCTGGTTCAAACAGATGGAAGAGCTGGGGGTCAATTCGCTGCGGATTTATGCCGTGCATCCTCCGTCGTTTTACGAAGCCCTGGCCGACTACAATGAAGGGGGCGGGCGGCTGTTCCTTTTCCAGGGAATCTGGCTCGAACCACCAGAACAGAACGATTTCCGCGGGACGCATTTTTTGGCGTACTTGCGGCGGCAGATTCGCGAAGCTGTCGATGCCGTCTGCGGGGTTGCCGATTTCCCGGAGCGTCCGGGAATGCCCCACGGTGCATATCGCCGAGATGTATCGCCGTACACGGCGGCATTTGTGGTGGGCCGCGAGTGGGAGAGTTGCGCCGTTAAGGCGTTCAATGAATCCCACGGTCGTCGGATCGGCAGCTGGCGGGGCAGTTTCCTGGAGATTGCCGACGGGTCTCCTTTCGAGGTCTGGGCGACGGAGTGTTGCGATTATCTTCAGGACTATGAACAGTCGCGCTTCGGTTGCTGCCATCCGGTAACCATTATCAACTGGCCAACCCTCGACCCGCTGGCGCATCCTTCAGAGTCGACCTATGAACAGGGGCTGCGCTGGCAGGGGATCGAGGTGGACAGCGGCACCTGTAGCGAAAACGAGGATGTTGAAAGCTTCGACCCGGCCAAGATCGTCACCCGGCAGGGGGGCGGTTTTTTCGCCTCCTACCACGTTTATCCCTATTACCCTGACTTCCTGAACAACGACGATCCTACCGACCATCATCCCTACCGAAGCTACCTGCAGCGACTTAAGGATCATCATGGCCGGCAGCCGGTGGTGATTGCCGAGTTCGGGGTGCCAAGCAGTCGCGAACCGACCCATTGGCAGAAGAACGGTTGGCACCACGGCGGCCACAACGATGCAGCCCAGGGCGAGATTAACGGCCGATTGATGACGGATATCCGCGATGTCGGCATGGCGGGGGGGATGCTGTTCAGCTGGTTCGACGAATGGTTCAAGCGAAACTGGGTATTTTACCCATATGAATTGCCTGCTGACCGTAATCCCTGCTGGTTCAACCTGCAGGATGCCGAACAGTGCTACGGCCTGCTGGCAGCCTATCCCGGCTATCCGGGGAAATTGACGAATCTTGCCGGTAATCGCGATGAATGGCGCTCGGCCGAAGTCCTCTACGAACAACCTGCCGGCGGTCCTGCCGTTGCGTTTAACGATGGCAATGATCCGGCACGGACGCTTCGCCGACTGTCGGCCCAACATGACGAGGGATTCTTCTATCTGTTGCTGGAAACGGCCGGACCGATCGATTTCAGGCGGAGCAATTTCCTGCTTGGTCTCGATACCTGCGGTGCGGCGACCGGCGAGACCCGTCTGCCGTGTGGGGTGAACGCCTGGAGCCCGCTCGGCCTGTCGTTCGTTATTCATCTGGCGGGGGAGGGGCAAAGCCGGATTCTCGTCTGTCGCTCCTACGACAAGTATCTCAATGAGGGGACCGGCGCCGTGGCGCCCCGTCGTTCCGATCTCGGTGAGTGGGTGATGATGCAGAACATCACCAACCATCGCCGGATCAGCAAGGATGGCAGTCGATTCTATCCGGCACGGGTATTTTCGATGAGCGGACTACGTTTCGGTTCGCTCGACCCGCGGCGGTCGGACTACGATTCACTGGCAGACTGCCACGTCTCCGGAACGATGATCGAACTGCGGCTCCCTTGGGGGCTGCTCAATATCACCGATCCCAGTTCCCGGCAAGCGCTTTGGATCGACCCGGCGGGTAAAACCCGGACGACGACCGGAATAGCGGTGATTGCCGGCTCATTTTCGCCGTCAGGTAAAGGCTTACAAGCCCGAACAACCGGCCTGGAATCCAATCTGACCGATACGCTGCCGAGCGGTTTCGGTGTTTCGGCTGTCCGGCGCTATCAATGGGCCGGCTGGTCGCATCCACTGTACCATACATATCTGAAGCGAAGTTATGACGTTTATCGGGCGGCCCTCGCCCTGATCGCGGAGTGA
- a CDS encoding polysaccharide deacetylase family protein has translation MNLNRRQFIVLSGAALASLTLPFRCLAAERGTVPVLLYHDISNQHRDPYTIAPSLFAAQLEWLHQQGYRVVTVSEACAAPQDETGRLAVISFDDGYASFINYALPLCKAYSFSATIAVIGNLVGKYMEREGRRPMLSWDEYRYLSAECSIEIACHTFGLHSMAALGKPTVSALAADLFRFQQIIEHELGKKASVLAWPYGVYRPDWVDVARQAGFTYLLTSNEGLLGPGTDWLAIPRLAINNKLDLISFQQYLGED, from the coding sequence ATGAATCTCAATCGCCGCCAGTTTATCGTCTTGAGCGGTGCCGCACTTGCCTCCCTCACTCTGCCGTTTCGCTGCCTTGCCGCGGAGCGGGGCACGGTGCCGGTACTGCTCTACCACGATATTTCTAACCAGCACCGCGATCCCTATACGATTGCTCCGTCACTGTTTGCCGCCCAGCTGGAGTGGCTCCACCAACAGGGATATCGGGTGGTCACGGTCAGCGAAGCCTGTGCCGCACCACAAGATGAAACCGGACGGCTGGCAGTAATCAGCTTCGACGATGGCTATGCTTCGTTCATCAACTATGCGCTGCCGCTCTGCAAGGCATACAGTTTTTCGGCAACCATCGCCGTTATCGGCAATCTGGTCGGGAAATACATGGAGCGGGAAGGGCGTCGGCCGATGCTCAGCTGGGACGAGTACCGCTATCTGTCTGCCGAATGTTCAATAGAGATTGCCTGCCATACGTTTGGCCTCCATTCCATGGCAGCACTTGGCAAGCCGACGGTGTCGGCGCTGGCCGCGGACCTGTTCCGTTTCCAGCAGATCATCGAACACGAACTCGGCAAAAAGGCGTCTGTGTTGGCGTGGCCCTACGGGGTCTACCGCCCGGACTGGGTCGATGTAGCACGACAGGCCGGTTTTACCTATCTCCTGACATCTAATGAAGGCCTGTTGGGGCCGGGAACCGACTGGCTGGCAATTCCGCGACTGGCAATCAATAATAAGCTGGATTTGATTTCTTTTCAGCAATATCTGGGAGAGGATTGA
- a CDS encoding tetratricopeptide repeat protein, producing the protein MTMKVMAGVIAALLLISGIGYAASPAEMFRAGNVEEAVKFYQLAIASASSAQVKAEFHKELADLFAEKEQFAKAAPEYVAALALYRGFPVEQRVQMAVRISWGDRLDDAIRELRAVLADDPTNVVARIDLARTLSWKGAQDDALREVTMALAAQPENRDALLVKANALRWKGDYAEAIAIYRQLLAGGESFDAEVGLAYALLRSGHKGEAVKIARSLKPAYPYQERDLKGLLVEIDKITTSTVDTRYSYYNDTDNNQLNRYGVSYNFHQPAWNLAAEYLHDDARDDYRHLSENSLLTGGYLKATDRISVGAGAGIHQVDEGTGTTLFSWRLNSDFEIGRGVAGVGVHKDLFNDTAELLENKIRVLAVDGYLSQRLANQLTLYGRYTYRSFSDANHANDITIGPTVSLWEKNPTIRAGYRFRYLDFDRQSGDGYFDPENFMSHQLIVSLDWTKDRFGLFLEPYGGFQSFDRYDDHTDNLFGGITGSISYRLTNRFRGEVNGEFGNYALGTATGFKYFLVGTHLAYSF; encoded by the coding sequence ATGACGATGAAGGTGATGGCGGGAGTAATTGCGGCGCTGCTGCTGATATCCGGGATCGGCTATGCCGCGTCGCCGGCGGAAATGTTTCGGGCCGGCAATGTCGAGGAGGCGGTGAAGTTTTACCAGTTGGCGATTGCCAGTGCTTCTTCGGCACAGGTAAAAGCGGAATTTCACAAAGAGCTGGCCGATCTTTTTGCCGAAAAAGAGCAGTTTGCCAAGGCAGCTCCCGAATATGTCGCGGCTCTTGCCCTGTACCGTGGCTTCCCCGTCGAACAACGTGTTCAGATGGCGGTGCGTATCTCCTGGGGTGACCGTCTGGACGATGCGATTCGCGAGTTGCGCGCCGTGCTGGCCGACGACCCGACAAATGTCGTTGCCCGGATCGATCTGGCCCGGACATTGTCCTGGAAAGGCGCCCAGGATGATGCTCTCCGCGAAGTGACAATGGCTCTCGCCGCCCAGCCCGAAAATCGGGACGCGCTGCTGGTCAAGGCAAATGCCCTGCGCTGGAAAGGTGACTATGCCGAGGCCATCGCCATCTACCGGCAGCTCCTGGCCGGCGGTGAGAGTTTTGATGCCGAAGTCGGACTTGCCTATGCTTTGCTGCGCAGCGGGCACAAAGGTGAGGCGGTAAAAATCGCCCGGAGTCTGAAGCCTGCCTATCCGTATCAAGAACGGGACCTGAAAGGGTTGCTGGTTGAGATCGACAAGATTACCACCAGTACGGTTGACACACGCTACAGCTATTACAACGATACCGATAACAACCAGCTTAACCGCTATGGGGTTTCCTATAATTTTCACCAGCCGGCCTGGAATCTGGCGGCTGAATATCTGCATGACGATGCCCGGGACGACTACCGTCACCTCAGTGAAAACAGCCTGCTTACTGGCGGCTATCTGAAAGCGACCGACAGAATCAGTGTCGGCGCGGGGGCGGGGATCCATCAGGTCGATGAGGGGACAGGTACGACGCTCTTTTCCTGGCGACTTAATTCCGATTTTGAGATTGGCCGTGGCGTTGCCGGGGTCGGTGTTCACAAAGATCTGTTCAACGATACCGCCGAGCTGCTGGAAAACAAAATTCGCGTTCTGGCGGTTGATGGTTATCTTTCCCAGCGGCTGGCCAACCAGCTCACGCTCTACGGCCGTTATACCTATCGGAGCTTCTCCGATGCGAACCACGCCAACGATATCACGATCGGGCCAACGGTATCACTCTGGGAAAAGAATCCTACCATCCGTGCCGGCTATCGTTTCCGGTATCTCGATTTTGATCGTCAGAGCGGTGATGGCTATTTTGACCCCGAGAATTTCATGTCCCACCAGCTGATCGTTTCCCTTGATTGGACTAAGGATCGTTTCGGCCTCTTCCTGGAACCATACGGGGGCTTCCAATCATTCGACCGCTACGATGACCATACGGACAATCTGTTTGGCGGCATCACCGGCTCTATCAGTTATCGGCTGACCAACCGATTTCGCGGTGAAGTCAACGGCGAATTCGGTAACTACGCCCTCGGTACGGCAACCGGCTTCAAGTATTTTCTGGTCGGCACTCACCTTGCCTATTCCTTCTGA
- the ispG gene encoding flavodoxin-dependent (E)-4-hydroxy-3-methylbut-2-enyl-diphosphate synthase, translating into MKRETRQIRIGSVAIGGGAPCSVQSMCNTDTRDVAATVAQIGRLAAAGCEIVRCAVPDMAAATALGEIKRQSSIPVIADIHFDYRLALTVLEGGIDGLRLNPGNIGERWKVEEVVQAARDRLVPIRIGVNAGSLEKELLAKYGHPTAEAMVASALGHVRILEELGYDQIKISLKASDVNKTVEAYRLLARKVDYPLHIGITEAGTVFSGTIKSAVGLGILLADGIGDTMRVSLTGDPVDEVRVAYEILKALGLRQRGVNFVSCPTCGRCQIDLIKVAEEVEQRIASIDAPLTVAVMGCVVNGPGEAREADVGIAGGRGEGLLFRHGEVVRKVPEQEMADALVAEVEKMAKEKSL; encoded by the coding sequence ATGAAAAGGGAGACCAGACAGATCAGAATCGGCTCCGTCGCCATCGGCGGGGGGGCTCCGTGTTCGGTGCAGTCGATGTGCAACACCGACACCCGGGATGTGGCGGCGACGGTCGCCCAGATTGGCCGCCTGGCAGCAGCCGGGTGTGAAATCGTCCGCTGCGCCGTCCCCGACATGGCCGCCGCCACTGCGCTTGGCGAGATCAAGCGCCAGAGTTCGATCCCGGTGATTGCCGACATCCATTTTGACTACCGGCTGGCGTTGACGGTGCTGGAGGGGGGGATTGACGGCCTCCGCCTAAACCCCGGCAATATTGGTGAACGCTGGAAAGTCGAAGAGGTGGTGCAAGCCGCCCGCGATCGGCTGGTCCCGATCAGGATCGGCGTCAATGCCGGCTCTCTTGAGAAGGAGCTCCTGGCCAAGTACGGGCATCCGACCGCCGAGGCAATGGTTGCTTCAGCCCTCGGGCATGTCAGGATTCTCGAAGAGCTGGGTTACGACCAGATCAAGATTTCCCTGAAAGCCTCCGACGTCAACAAGACAGTCGAAGCATACCGACTGTTGGCCCGGAAGGTCGATTATCCGCTCCATATCGGCATCACCGAGGCCGGGACGGTCTTTTCCGGGACCATCAAGTCGGCGGTGGGGCTCGGCATCCTCCTTGCCGACGGAATCGGCGATACGATGCGGGTCTCATTGACCGGCGATCCAGTCGACGAGGTGCGGGTTGCCTACGAGATTCTCAAGGCGCTCGGTTTGCGACAGCGAGGAGTCAACTTCGTCTCCTGTCCCACTTGCGGCAGATGCCAGATCGATCTGATCAAGGTAGCCGAAGAAGTTGAACAACGGATTGCTTCCATCGACGCGCCTCTGACCGTGGCGGTAATGGGCTGCGTCGTTAACGGCCCCGGCGAAGCGCGGGAAGCCGATGTCGGGATTGCCGGAGGGCGTGGCGAGGGGCTGCTGTTTCGTCATGGCGAAGTTGTTCGTAAGGTACCGGAACAGGAGATGGCTGATGCTCTGGTCGCCGAAGTGGAGAAGATGGCCAAAGAAAAATCCCTCTAG
- a CDS encoding proline--tRNA ligase, with protein sequence MRYSQYFIPTVKETPSDAEVISHQLMLRAGMIRKLAAGIYNYLPLGLRSVRKVEKIVREEMNRAGSIELLMPSVQPAELWQESKRWEQYGKELLRFKDRKDAEFCLGPTHEEVVTDIVRREIKSYRQLPLSLYQIQTKFRDEIRPRFGLMRGREFIMKDAYSFDVDGAAADISYDKMYQAYRRIFQRCGLNFRAVEADTGSIGGSSSHEFMVLADSGEDAIVSCSACEYAANVEKAEARPLPIEHAEPRPLEKIETPAKRSVEEVTAFLGIPASALVKTLLLVADGEPVAALVRGDHDLNEIKLKHLLGCEELMMADESLVQRVTGAPVGFAGPVGLSIRIVADLALQGMKNFTAGANVADMHLKNVNPGRDFTPTTFADIRNVVHGDQCPRCAAGHLEVWRGIEVGHVFKLGTKYSDALKATYLDSDGKERVVFMGCYGIGIGRTVAACVEQNYDENGIIFPIPIAPFHCVVSAVNAKDAEVMAAAEELYRTLTEMGVEVLFDDRDERPGIKFKDADLIGIPLRLVVGAKNLAEGKVELKVRKGGEVQLVPFADAAARIQTLVKEALSC encoded by the coding sequence ATGCGTTATTCCCAGTATTTCATCCCTACAGTGAAAGAGACCCCCTCTGATGCCGAGGTGATCTCCCATCAACTGATGCTGCGGGCAGGCATGATTCGCAAGCTGGCGGCCGGGATTTACAATTATTTGCCGTTAGGACTTCGCTCGGTCCGTAAAGTGGAAAAGATCGTCCGTGAAGAGATGAACCGAGCCGGTTCCATCGAGCTTCTCATGCCATCGGTGCAACCGGCCGAACTCTGGCAAGAATCGAAGCGCTGGGAACAATACGGCAAGGAGTTGCTCCGTTTCAAGGATCGCAAGGATGCCGAATTCTGCCTTGGCCCAACCCACGAAGAGGTCGTTACCGATATCGTGCGGCGCGAAATCAAGAGTTACCGTCAACTGCCGCTTAGTCTCTACCAGATCCAGACCAAGTTTCGTGACGAGATCCGACCTCGTTTTGGTCTGATGCGCGGCCGTGAGTTCATTATGAAGGATGCCTACTCATTTGACGTGGACGGTGCCGCCGCAGATATCTCCTATGACAAGATGTATCAGGCGTACCGGCGCATTTTTCAACGTTGCGGCCTGAACTTTCGGGCGGTCGAAGCCGATACCGGGTCCATAGGCGGCTCTTCGTCCCACGAATTCATGGTGCTGGCAGATTCGGGGGAGGACGCCATCGTTTCTTGTTCGGCATGCGAGTATGCGGCCAATGTCGAAAAGGCCGAGGCCCGGCCATTGCCGATAGAGCATGCCGAGCCGCGACCATTGGAGAAGATTGAAACGCCGGCGAAGCGGAGTGTCGAAGAAGTCACCGCTTTCCTCGGTATTCCCGCCTCGGCGCTAGTGAAGACGCTGCTGCTGGTGGCTGATGGTGAGCCGGTGGCTGCCTTGGTACGGGGCGACCATGACCTGAACGAGATCAAGCTGAAGCATCTGCTTGGTTGTGAAGAGCTGATGATGGCAGATGAGTCTCTCGTACAGCGGGTCACCGGTGCACCGGTCGGTTTTGCCGGACCGGTCGGCTTGTCGATCAGGATCGTTGCCGACCTGGCGTTGCAGGGGATGAAGAACTTTACCGCCGGGGCGAATGTCGCTGACATGCACCTCAAGAACGTCAACCCCGGGCGCGATTTCACTCCCACTACCTTTGCCGATATCCGGAATGTTGTCCACGGAGACCAGTGCCCCCGTTGCGCAGCCGGTCATCTGGAGGTGTGGCGGGGGATTGAAGTCGGTCATGTCTTCAAACTCGGCACCAAGTATTCCGATGCGCTCAAAGCTACTTACCTGGATAGTGACGGGAAGGAGCGAGTCGTTTTCATGGGCTGTTACGGAATCGGGATCGGTCGGACGGTTGCCGCCTGCGTCGAGCAGAATTACGACGAGAACGGTATCATCTTCCCGATTCCCATCGCACCGTTCCATTGCGTCGTGTCGGCCGTGAACGCCAAGGATGCCGAGGTGATGGCGGCGGCGGAAGAGCTCTACCGAACCCTCACGGAAATGGGCGTCGAAGTGTTGTTCGATGACCGGGACGAACGGCCGGGAATCAAGTTCAAGGATGCCGACCTGATCGGTATTCCACTCCGATTGGTTGTCGGTGCGAAAAACCTTGCCGAAGGAAAAGTGGAGCTGAAGGTCCGCAAAGGGGGCGAGGTGCAGTTGGTGCCGTTTGCCGACGCCGCGGCACGGATACAGACGCTCGTTAAAGAAGCACTTTCCTGTTAA